One Anolis carolinensis isolate JA03-04 chromosome 5, rAnoCar3.1.pri, whole genome shotgun sequence DNA segment encodes these proteins:
- the LOC134299551 gene encoding uncharacterized protein LOC134299551: MNTQDWDKIDSLTYKKMEKDMVLHTKRQKQKFDKCRKQQPKPELDKSRTIINLTDRQLTEDQVSILEKGGNFAVTTTRIPVENIIANVESAIYQLPEEEAEEVRMETARILRNAKLPPSNITRKERQAIKDLNSDPEIIILPADKGNATVIMETKQYKEKIRQLLDPTIYKKLKQDPTNKITRKTNTLIKNSSINFDIRQQLCKSEALPPRLYGLPKIHKDSIPLRPIVSAIGSPTYNLAKFLATQLQTHIGLTAHYIKDSTHFIEKISNLNLSTKDILISFDVVSLFTKVPVADTLTLIKQNFPEDITALFHHCLTTSYFQWDTGFYEQKDGVAMGSPLSPVVANFYMEYFEKQALETAPKKPTVWFRYVDDTFTIWSHGEEELSKFLDHLNSIHPNIQFTMEKEKEGKLPFLDVLVIRKPNQQLGHTVYRKPTHTDRYLHKNSNHHPSQKRSTIKALTDRAQRICEPHLLQGELNHLNWALQANGYSTTDIRRAARPRTSHESQDKDPPRGKVFLPYIKGTTDRIGKLMKKHNLQTIYRPTKKIQQMLRSAKDKRDPLSSAGVYRIPCSCGQVYIGTTKRSAQTRVKEHERHCRLIQPEKSAIAEHLMNQPGHRILFENTKMLDHSNNYHVRLHREAIEIHKHVDNFNRKEETMKMNKIWLPVLQNSKIKTVDGNQHNEDLTEQRMPPGKGQNISSAN, from the coding sequence atgaatacccaggactgggataaaatagacagccttacctacaagaaaatggagaaagacatggttctccacaccaagagacaaaaacaaaaatttgacaaatgccgtaagcaacagccaaagccagaactggataaatcacggaccatcatcaacctgacagacagacaactcactgaagaccaagtatccattctagaaaaaggaggaaattttgcagtcaccaccaccaggatcccagtagaaaacatcattgccaatgttgaatcagcaatttatcagctccctgaggaagaagcagaggaggtaagaatggaaacagcaaggatcctgagaaatgcaaaactcccccccagcaacataacgagaaaagaaagacaggccatcaaagatctcaactcagatcctgaaatcatcattcttccagctgacaaggggaatgccacagtaatcatggaaacaaaacaatacaaagaaaaaatcagacaacttctagatcccacaatttacaagaaactgaaacaagaccccactaacaaaatcaccagaaaaactaacactctaatcaagaactcctccattaactttgacatacgccaacagctgtgcaaatcagaagccctcccacccaggctttacggactccccaaaatccacaaggactccatcccactcagacccattgtaagtgccattggatcgccgacttacaacctggcaaaatttctggctacacagctacaaacccacattgggctcactgcacattatatcaaggactctacacactttatagaaaagatcagcaacctcaatctaagcaccaaggacatcctgatcagctttgatgtggtgtccctttttaccaaagtcccagtagctgacaccctcacactaatcaaacaaaacttcccagaagacatcacagccctgtttcaccattgcctcaccactagctactttcagtgggacactggattctatgaacagaaggatggagtggccatggggagccctctcagcccagtagtagcaaatttctatatggaatactttgaaaaacaggccctagaaacagcaccaaaaaagccaactgtttggttcagatacgtagatgacaccttcacaatttggagccatggagaggaagaactcagcaagttcctggaccatcttaacagcatccacccaaacatccaattcaccatggaaaaagaaaaggaaggaaaactgccatttctagatgttctggtcatccgcaaacccaatcaacaattgggccacacagtttacagaaaacctacacatacagatagataccttcataaaaactccaaccatcacccaagtcaaaaaaggagcacaatcaaagccctgacagaccgtgcacaaagaatctgcgaacctcacctcctccaaggtgaactcaaccacctaaactgggctctacaggccaatggatactccaccacagacatcagaagagctgcaaggccaagaacaagccatgagagtcaagacaaagatccacccagaggaaaggtgttcttaccatacatcaagggaactactgaccgcatagggaagctgatgaagaagcacaacctacaaactatctacagacccacgaagaaaatccaacaaatgctacggtcagcgaaggacaagagggatcctctctcttctgcaggagtctaccggataccatgcagctgtggacaagtctacatagggaccaccaaacgcagcgcccaaacaagagtcaaagaacatgaaaggcactgcagactaattcaaccagagaaatcagccatagcagagcatttgatgaaccagcctggacacagaatactatttgagaacacaaaaatgctggaccattctaacaactatcatgtcagactacacagagaagccattgaaatccacaagcatgtggacaacttcaacagaaaggaagaaaccatgaaaatgaacaaaatctggctaccagtattacaaaactccaaaatcaaaacagtagatgggaaccaacacaatgaggacttgactgaacaaaggatgcccccaggcaagggacaaaacatttccagtgccaattag